The Triticum aestivum cultivar Chinese Spring chromosome 3A, IWGSC CS RefSeq v2.1, whole genome shotgun sequence genome includes a region encoding these proteins:
- the LOC123063561 gene encoding syntaxin-61 isoform X1, with the protein MEGQWDEIGKLQTTFHWWGQVSSNTGEYVQLTKELLTSCESIEWQVDELEKTISVASRDPAYYVLDEVELSRRQNWTGSARNQIGTVKRAVEKGKSNPAMARHQDNGTSRTNYYSSQDNDDYIASESDRELLLMRQQDDELDELSANVQRIGGVGLTIHEELCGQERILNNLSLEMETTSNRLDIVQKRVAMVMKKAGIKGQIMLILFLVVLFIILFVLVFLT; encoded by the exons ATGGAAGGGCAGTGGGATGAG ATCGGTAAGCTGCAGACTACTTTCCATTGGTGGGGGCAAGTTTCTTCAAACACTGGAGAATATGTTCAACTAACAAAAGAGCTTCTCACCAGCTGTGAAAGCATTGAGTGGCAG GTGGATGAGTTGGAAAAGACAATTTCAGTTGCATCAAGGGATCCAGCGTATTATGTACTCGATGAAGTTGAACTCTCCAGACGACAGAACTGGACCGGCTCTGCTCGTAATCAG ATTGGTACTGTAAAAAGAGCTGTTGAAAAGGGGAAGAGTAATCCTGCAATGGCAAGACATCAGGACAATGGCACAAGCAGAACTAACTACTATTCTTCCCAAGACAATGATGACTATATTGCTTCAGAATCAGATAGAGAGCTTCTACTAATGAG GCAGCAGGATGATGAACTCGATGAGCTCAGTGCGAACGTTCAGAGGATTGGAGGTGTAGGGCTTACCATACACGAAGAACTATGTGGACAG GAAAGGATCCTCAACAACCTAAGCCTGGAGATGGAAACTACTTCCAACAGGCTCGACATTGTGCAGAAACGAGTGGCGATGGTGATGAAGAAGGCCGGCATCAAAGGGCAAATCATGCTCATCCTCTTCCTGGTGGTCCTCTTCATCATACTCTTCGTTCTAGTGTTTTTGACATAG
- the LOC123063561 gene encoding syntaxin-61 isoform X2 — MGSIGKLQTTFHWWGQVSSNTGEYVQLTKELLTSCESIEWQVDELEKTISVASRDPAYYVLDEVELSRRQNWTGSARNQIGTVKRAVEKGKSNPAMARHQDNGTSRTNYYSSQDNDDYIASESDRELLLMRQQDDELDELSANVQRIGGVGLTIHEELCGQERILNNLSLEMETTSNRLDIVQKRVAMVMKKAGIKGQIMLILFLVVLFIILFVLVFLT; from the exons ATGGGCAGT ATCGGTAAGCTGCAGACTACTTTCCATTGGTGGGGGCAAGTTTCTTCAAACACTGGAGAATATGTTCAACTAACAAAAGAGCTTCTCACCAGCTGTGAAAGCATTGAGTGGCAG GTGGATGAGTTGGAAAAGACAATTTCAGTTGCATCAAGGGATCCAGCGTATTATGTACTCGATGAAGTTGAACTCTCCAGACGACAGAACTGGACCGGCTCTGCTCGTAATCAG ATTGGTACTGTAAAAAGAGCTGTTGAAAAGGGGAAGAGTAATCCTGCAATGGCAAGACATCAGGACAATGGCACAAGCAGAACTAACTACTATTCTTCCCAAGACAATGATGACTATATTGCTTCAGAATCAGATAGAGAGCTTCTACTAATGAG GCAGCAGGATGATGAACTCGATGAGCTCAGTGCGAACGTTCAGAGGATTGGAGGTGTAGGGCTTACCATACACGAAGAACTATGTGGACAG GAAAGGATCCTCAACAACCTAAGCCTGGAGATGGAAACTACTTCCAACAGGCTCGACATTGTGCAGAAACGAGTGGCGATGGTGATGAAGAAGGCCGGCATCAAAGGGCAAATCATGCTCATCCTCTTCCTGGTGGTCCTCTTCATCATACTCTTCGTTCTAGTGTTTTTGACATAG